One Ktedonobacteraceae bacterium genomic region harbors:
- the lon gene encoding endopeptidase La, giving the protein MARKKTPQAIAEITSLEKTDQNTDTLGHIGQAPGAGRIAPEKHREVVELPLLPIRNTVLFPNVVTPLFVGRAQSIKAIEEAMRKKRTLFVAMQLDEEQEDPDPEDLYDVGVEAVIDRMLKMPDGTTSILIHGQRRLRRLENLPKKSSMYVRAEVVLDEVEYTLGLEALVRAVRALYEKCVRLSNNLSDEATITAMNIDSPGWLADFIVSTLDAPLKARQTILETFNVEERLQKTSILLSKELSILELENHIHDQVQQEVDKTQREYFLREQLKAIQRELGETDPAFRETSELREKILSCGMPEEVQERALKELERLNSMPSMAPDGGIIRTYLDWLVSIPWNNATVDRLDIAAAASVLAENHYGLEKVKERILEYIAVRKLSDTMRSPILCFVGPPGVGKTSLGRSIAAALNRKFVRLSLGGIHDEAEIRGHRRTYVGALPGRIIQTMKTAGTINPLFVLDEIDKIGADFRGDPSAALLEVLDPEQNSAFSDHYLEVPYDLSKVMFLTTANVLHPVPPALRDRLEVIELPGYTEEEKLHIARQFLVPKQMKEHGLKPSRVEISDQAVQRIIRDYTFEAGVRNLEREIATVMRKVARKVAEGRRTKTRVTPEKIADYLGPQKHYYGLPEEEDEAGIATGVAWTSAGGDLMTVEATLMEGKGNLTLTGQLGDVMKESAQAALSYARSRAGQLGAENRFYEKYDIHLHLPAGSIPKDGPSAGITMATALISALTKRAARRDVAMTGEITLRGRVLPVGGIKEKVLAAHRAGIKTFILPKRNLNDLVDVPQEVIKALQFVPVERMDEVIPVALHSLPTAQNEVEASTINLVKQAHSRHLQAHSKSM; this is encoded by the coding sequence ATGGCCAGGAAGAAAACGCCACAAGCAATCGCTGAAATCACATCTCTCGAGAAAACTGATCAAAACACGGACACCCTGGGGCATATAGGACAGGCGCCAGGCGCTGGTCGTATAGCGCCCGAGAAGCATAGAGAGGTGGTGGAACTTCCCCTGCTACCAATTCGCAATACGGTGCTGTTTCCAAATGTCGTGACGCCTTTATTTGTAGGGCGCGCACAATCAATCAAAGCCATCGAAGAGGCCATGAGGAAGAAGCGCACGCTCTTTGTTGCCATGCAATTGGACGAGGAACAAGAAGACCCCGATCCTGAAGACCTGTACGATGTTGGAGTCGAGGCAGTGATCGACCGCATGCTGAAAATGCCCGATGGCACGACAAGTATACTTATTCATGGGCAGCGTCGTTTGCGCCGCCTTGAAAATTTGCCAAAAAAGTCATCTATGTATGTGCGCGCTGAAGTTGTACTCGACGAGGTAGAATATACTTTGGGGCTTGAAGCCCTGGTGCGAGCAGTACGGGCGCTGTACGAAAAATGCGTCAGGCTCAGCAATAATCTTTCTGATGAGGCAACTATCACCGCCATGAATATCGATTCACCCGGGTGGTTGGCGGATTTTATCGTCTCAACGCTTGATGCCCCTCTAAAGGCGCGCCAGACTATTCTAGAAACATTCAACGTCGAAGAACGATTACAGAAAACGAGCATTCTCCTTTCGAAAGAACTGAGCATTCTGGAACTGGAAAATCATATTCATGACCAGGTGCAGCAAGAGGTCGATAAAACCCAACGCGAATATTTCCTGCGTGAGCAATTGAAGGCCATTCAGCGCGAACTGGGCGAGACAGACCCCGCATTCCGCGAAACCTCCGAGTTGCGCGAGAAGATACTGAGCTGTGGTATGCCCGAAGAGGTGCAGGAGCGAGCGCTGAAAGAACTGGAACGGCTCAATAGCATGCCCTCCATGGCTCCTGATGGCGGGATCATTCGCACCTACCTGGACTGGCTGGTGAGCATTCCCTGGAATAATGCTACCGTTGACCGGCTGGATATAGCGGCGGCGGCAAGCGTCCTGGCCGAGAACCACTATGGGCTGGAGAAGGTGAAGGAGCGCATACTGGAGTATATCGCTGTACGTAAGCTTTCGGATACGATGCGCAGCCCAATCCTATGTTTCGTTGGCCCTCCTGGTGTCGGCAAAACCTCGCTTGGGCGTTCAATCGCGGCAGCGCTCAATCGTAAATTCGTGCGTCTCTCCTTAGGCGGCATCCATGACGAGGCCGAGATTCGCGGGCATCGCCGTACCTATGTGGGAGCGCTGCCCGGTCGTATTATCCAGACGATGAAGACGGCCGGTACGATCAATCCCCTGTTTGTGCTGGATGAGATCGATAAGATCGGCGCGGATTTCCGGGGCGATCCATCCGCCGCGCTATTGGAAGTCCTCGATCCTGAGCAAAATTCCGCCTTTTCCGATCACTACCTGGAGGTGCCCTACGATCTTTCAAAGGTCATGTTTCTCACGACAGCGAATGTGCTGCACCCTGTTCCCCCGGCCCTGCGCGACCGCCTGGAGGTGATCGAGCTGCCAGGGTATACGGAAGAAGAGAAATTGCACATCGCGCGCCAGTTCCTGGTTCCGAAGCAGATGAAAGAACATGGGTTGAAGCCCTCGCGGGTAGAAATCAGCGACCAGGCGGTGCAGCGCATCATTCGCGATTATACATTCGAGGCCGGGGTACGCAATCTGGAACGTGAGATAGCAACGGTGATGCGTAAGGTGGCACGCAAAGTGGCCGAGGGCCGCCGCACGAAGACGAGAGTCACGCCGGAGAAAATTGCTGACTACCTGGGGCCGCAAAAGCATTATTATGGGCTGCCAGAAGAGGAGGACGAGGCAGGAATTGCGACAGGAGTGGCATGGACAAGCGCCGGCGGCGATTTAATGACCGTGGAGGCAACACTGATGGAAGGCAAGGGAAATCTGACGCTGACCGGCCAGCTTGGCGATGTGATGAAGGAATCGGCGCAGGCGGCCCTCTCGTATGCGCGCTCGCGAGCTGGGCAGCTTGGAGCGGAGAACCGTTTTTACGAGAAGTATGATATCCACCTGCATTTGCCCGCGGGTTCCATTCCCAAGGACGGCCCATCAGCAGGGATTACCATGGCAACAGCGCTGATTTCGGCGTTGACAAAACGGGCAGCGAGGCGCGATGTGGCGATGACGGGTGAGATTACACTGCGCGGCAGGGTGTTACCGGTCGGCGGCATCAAGGAGAAGGTGCTGGCAGCCCACCGTGCAGGCATTAAAACGTTCATCCTGCCCAAACGCAACTTGAACGACCTGGTAGATGTGCCGCAAGAGGTCATCAAAGCGCTGCAATTTGTACCCGTCGAGCGCATGGATGAGGTGATTCCGGTCGCACTGCACAGCCTGCCCACAGCTCAAAATGAGGTTGAGGCTTCAACGATCAATCTGGTAAAGCAGGCACATTCCCGGCATTTGCAGGCACACTCAAAATCAATGTAG
- a CDS encoding HIT family protein translates to MSTQNQTNDCFVCRKHRGEIDIPGQAIYEDDMLYVGHLYLLHDNQNTYLGYLMVEPKRHVAGLADLTDQEAQAIGLMVTRLSRALRDSEGAEHIYEWVLGHHVPHLHIHLVPRYPGTPREYWGVRTDEWPDAPHGGPQEIAALCSRLRAYLQSKG, encoded by the coding sequence ATGAGTACACAGAATCAAACCAATGATTGCTTTGTATGCCGCAAGCACCGGGGAGAAATCGACATACCTGGGCAAGCAATATATGAAGACGATATGCTCTACGTAGGGCATCTTTATCTGCTCCACGACAACCAAAATACCTATCTCGGCTACTTGATGGTCGAACCGAAGCGGCATGTAGCGGGCCTGGCCGATCTAACAGATCAGGAGGCACAGGCAATAGGTTTGATGGTAACGCGGCTCAGTCGTGCATTGAGAGATTCGGAGGGGGCGGAGCATATTTATGAATGGGTGCTGGGGCATCATGTACCACACCTGCATATCCATCTCGTACCGCGCTATCCTGGCACTCCCCGCGAATACTGGGGCGTCCGCACCGACGAGTGGCCTGATGCACCACATGGAGGTCCACAAGAGATAGCCGCGCTCTGCTCACGGCTTCGTGCCTACCTGCAAAGCAAGGGTTGA
- the rnhC gene encoding ribonuclease HIII produces MVEPKLQVNIDAFRELIQENGWTIVEEKEVQSGYQIAVTDGRARVVAAFYKSGKALIQGKEGELRSQIQAWWNARRTFLDRPAEPIGTQLSFLEAPSIASPPVINTAGRPRIGLDESGKGDYFGPLVIGAVYVDERTEERLLALGVRDSKLLTDSRILALAEGIQTLCPHFVVPIEPKRYNELYNKIQHLNRLLAWGHAWTLEQMLEKVPGKLAVIDQFGDESYILQALREKGRSITIVQRPRAEEDIAVAAASILARAKFVQQLEQLSRRVGKVLPKGASDPAIIAVGRELAAESGKDILTEVAKLHFKTTQAILQTR; encoded by the coding sequence ATGGTAGAGCCTAAGTTGCAGGTGAATATCGATGCTTTCCGAGAACTTATTCAGGAAAACGGATGGACAATCGTCGAAGAAAAAGAGGTTCAATCCGGTTATCAGATAGCAGTAACTGATGGCAGAGCTAGAGTCGTGGCTGCCTTTTATAAAAGTGGCAAGGCGCTTATTCAGGGCAAAGAAGGAGAGTTACGCTCGCAAATTCAAGCATGGTGGAATGCAAGAAGAACGTTCTTAGACCGGCCAGCAGAACCAATAGGTACGCAACTATCTTTTCTCGAAGCTCCTTCAATAGCATCTCCACCTGTCATAAACACTGCAGGCAGACCGCGCATCGGGCTGGACGAATCGGGTAAGGGCGATTATTTTGGGCCGCTGGTAATTGGGGCAGTCTATGTCGATGAGCGAACAGAAGAGCGATTGCTGGCGCTGGGGGTACGTGATAGCAAGCTGCTGACCGATTCGCGTATCCTGGCGCTGGCCGAAGGGATTCAGACGCTCTGTCCGCATTTCGTGGTGCCGATTGAGCCGAAACGCTATAACGAGTTGTACAATAAAATCCAACATTTGAATCGCCTGCTGGCATGGGGGCATGCCTGGACCCTGGAACAGATGCTGGAGAAAGTACCCGGTAAGCTTGCCGTAATTGACCAGTTCGGTGACGAATCATATATACTCCAGGCGTTGAGGGAAAAGGGACGTTCGATTACTATCGTGCAACGTCCCCGGGCCGAGGAAGATATTGCCGTGGCAGCTGCCTCCATCCTGGCACGCGCCAAATTTGTGCAGCAGTTGGAGCAATTATCGAGACGCGTAGGTAAGGTACTACCGAAAGGAGCTTCAGACCCGGCAATTATAGCAGTTGGGCGTGAGCTTGCGGCAGAATCCGGCAAAGATATATTGACGGAAGTCGCGAAACTGCATTTTAAGACCACGCAAGCGATTCTACAAACGAGATGA
- a CDS encoding PDZ domain-containing protein: MPSQGYVRFPAIHQDRIVFVSEDDLWLLSSEGGRAERLTAGVGEVSFPRFSPDGTQIAFVGHEEGPGEVYIMPADGGDARRLTFQDASCRVLGWSPEGKEILYASNAGQFAERFEVIYAISPDGGQPRELPYGLANAISFGPDGGVVIGRNINVREMSYQKRYRGGRVGHLWCDINGSGTFQRLLNLDGNVADPCWVGGRIYFISDHEGVGNVYSCTPRGEDLRRHTDHQDFYARHLSSDGQRLVYQAGADLYLFDPAENTTRRLNAELPSIRTQRNRKFVPASSYLDSYALHPQGYAVALTTRGKAFTLGNWEGPVVQLGEPDGVRYRKLEWLNDGKRLVAVNDATGRESLVVFDPQGAGEPTLLNDIEFGRVVHLAVSPTDDVVAITNHRNEVLVVDLEAEAARVLDRSDYGKIQGISWSPDGRWLAYGFPFTSQKTAIKLCDVESGETHFATEPVLQDILPAFDPEGKYLYFLGYRILNPVYDNLQFDLGFPRGVKPYVIMLQKDLRSPFVAEPKAPGEKEKDKEKAKDKEQENTGDKQQEGDAAETSEEQDEEENGASSKPPAIVVDLEGITSRALPFPVAEGRYDKILGIKGKALFLSHAVEGTLDLSLDRSDIKGHIDSYDFEAHKSESIIEGVNDFTVSRNGKTLLYRSNHRLRVLKAGEKPPKTENNDRPGRESGWLDLHRVKVSVQPEAEWKQMFHEAWRLQREHFWTEDMSGIDWDAIYAQYAPLLDRVGSRSELSDLFWELQGELNTSHAYEQGGDYRHGPQYHQGFLGVDWHYDVESDRYRIARIVKGDPADSRATSPLTGPGLNVSEGDAVVAVNGQRVSAKRSPQVLLVNQAGNEVQLTVEDAETKETRVITVKALSDETPARYRDWVEHNRALVHEISQGRVGYVHIPDMGPSGYAEFHRSYLTEYDYPALLVDVRWNRGGHVSGLLLEKLARRRIGYDFSRWSQPEPYPAESPRGPMVALTNEHAGSDGDIFSHSFKLMGLGPLIGKRTWGGVIGINPHHKLVDGTITTQPEAAFWFKDVGWNVENYGTDPDIEVDISPQDYAHNVDPQLQRAIEEALHQIEVRPALEPEPEERPRKAVR, encoded by the coding sequence ATGCCATCTCAAGGATATGTGCGATTCCCTGCTATTCACCAGGATCGCATCGTGTTTGTTTCTGAGGATGATCTATGGTTGTTGTCGAGCGAGGGCGGGCGAGCCGAACGCCTGACAGCAGGTGTGGGCGAAGTGAGTTTCCCCCGTTTTTCACCGGATGGAACTCAGATCGCTTTTGTCGGCCATGAAGAGGGGCCGGGCGAAGTCTATATCATGCCTGCCGATGGGGGAGATGCGCGCCGTCTGACCTTTCAGGACGCTTCCTGCCGCGTATTAGGCTGGTCGCCTGAAGGCAAAGAGATTCTTTATGCCAGCAATGCCGGTCAGTTTGCCGAGCGTTTTGAGGTCATCTACGCCATCAGCCCGGACGGTGGGCAGCCGCGAGAGCTCCCTTATGGCCTGGCAAATGCCATCTCATTTGGCCCAGATGGGGGTGTCGTGATTGGCCGCAATATCAATGTGCGTGAAATGTCCTATCAGAAACGCTATCGCGGTGGTAGGGTTGGGCATCTCTGGTGCGATATTAATGGTAGTGGTACATTCCAACGCCTGCTCAATCTCGATGGCAATGTTGCCGATCCCTGCTGGGTAGGCGGGCGTATCTACTTTATCTCCGATCACGAAGGCGTCGGCAACGTCTATTCCTGTACTCCTCGCGGTGAGGACTTGCGCCGCCATACCGATCACCAGGATTTCTACGCGCGTCATCTCTCGAGCGATGGGCAGCGGCTGGTCTATCAAGCGGGCGCTGATTTGTATCTTTTTGACCCAGCAGAAAATACTACACGTCGTCTGAATGCCGAATTGCCCAGCATACGCACGCAGCGCAATCGCAAATTCGTGCCCGCTAGCAGCTATCTGGATAGCTACGCCCTGCATCCTCAAGGCTATGCTGTAGCCCTTACCACGCGCGGAAAGGCCTTTACCCTGGGCAACTGGGAGGGACCGGTAGTGCAGCTTGGCGAACCCGACGGCGTGCGTTATCGCAAACTTGAATGGCTCAATGATGGCAAGCGCCTGGTGGCAGTCAATGACGCAACGGGGCGCGAAAGCCTGGTCGTCTTCGATCCGCAGGGAGCCGGTGAACCAACGTTGCTCAACGATATTGAGTTTGGGCGCGTCGTGCATCTGGCCGTTTCGCCAACAGACGATGTCGTTGCCATTACCAATCATCGCAATGAAGTGCTTGTCGTCGATCTCGAGGCAGAAGCTGCTCGTGTGCTTGACCGTAGCGATTACGGCAAGATTCAAGGCATCTCATGGTCACCGGATGGACGCTGGCTCGCGTATGGTTTCCCATTTACCTCACAGAAAACGGCCATTAAGTTGTGCGATGTAGAGAGCGGCGAAACGCACTTTGCGACTGAGCCTGTCCTGCAAGATATCTTGCCCGCCTTTGATCCAGAAGGGAAATACCTCTACTTCCTGGGTTATCGCATCCTCAACCCGGTCTACGATAACCTGCAATTCGACCTCGGCTTCCCGCGCGGTGTGAAACCTTATGTCATTATGTTGCAGAAGGATTTGCGCTCGCCTTTCGTTGCCGAGCCGAAGGCCCCCGGTGAAAAAGAGAAGGACAAGGAGAAAGCGAAAGACAAGGAGCAGGAGAATACAGGAGATAAGCAGCAGGAAGGCGATGCCGCAGAAACCTCGGAAGAGCAGGATGAGGAAGAGAATGGAGCATCGTCAAAGCCACCCGCTATAGTGGTCGATCTCGAAGGAATAACCTCGCGAGCCTTGCCATTTCCTGTAGCGGAGGGCCGCTATGACAAAATCCTGGGCATAAAGGGGAAAGCGCTCTTCTTATCGCACGCTGTCGAAGGGACGCTCGATCTATCTCTCGATAGGTCCGATATCAAGGGCCATATCGATAGCTATGACTTCGAAGCGCATAAAAGCGAGTCGATCATTGAGGGAGTCAACGACTTTACCGTCTCGCGCAATGGCAAAACGTTGCTCTATCGCAGCAATCATCGCCTGCGCGTGCTGAAGGCGGGTGAGAAACCACCCAAGACGGAAAATAATGATCGTCCCGGTCGTGAAAGCGGCTGGCTCGACCTGCATCGTGTCAAAGTCTCGGTTCAACCGGAGGCGGAGTGGAAGCAGATGTTCCACGAGGCCTGGCGCTTGCAGCGCGAACACTTCTGGACTGAAGATATGTCGGGCATCGATTGGGATGCCATCTACGCGCAATATGCCCCATTGTTGGATCGGGTCGGGTCGCGCTCGGAACTATCCGATCTCTTCTGGGAACTGCAAGGAGAGCTGAATACGTCCCATGCCTACGAGCAGGGAGGCGATTACCGGCACGGTCCGCAGTATCATCAGGGATTCCTGGGCGTAGACTGGCACTATGACGTGGAAAGCGACCGTTATCGCATTGCCCGCATTGTCAAGGGCGACCCTGCCGATAGCCGCGCAACATCGCCGCTTACCGGCCCTGGTCTGAATGTTTCTGAAGGAGATGCTGTCGTGGCCGTCAATGGTCAGCGTGTCAGCGCAAAGCGCAGCCCGCAGGTATTGCTGGTCAACCAGGCCGGGAATGAGGTACAACTCACTGTTGAAGATGCGGAAACAAAAGAAACACGTGTCATTACCGTCAAGGCTTTATCGGATGAGACGCCTGCCCGCTATCGCGACTGGGTAGAACACAATCGCGCGCTGGTTCACGAGATCTCGCAGGGGCGGGTTGGCTACGTGCATATTCCCGATATGGGCCCCAGTGGCTACGCGGAATTTCATCGCAGCTACCTGACTGAATATGATTATCCCGCGCTGCTCGTCGATGTGAGATGGAATCGTGGCGGTCATGTATCCGGTCTCTTGTTAGAGAAGCTGGCCAGGCGCCGCATTGGCTATGATTTCTCGCGCTGGAGCCAACCGGAGCCGTATCCTGCCGAATCGCCGCGTGGCCCGATGGTGGCTCTTACCAACGAACACGCGGGTTCGGACGGCGACATCTTCAGTCACAGTTTCAAGCTGATGGGATTGGGTCCATTGATTGGCAAGCGTACCTGGGGTGGTGTCATTGGTATCAATCCTCATCATAAGCTGGTTGATGGTACCATTACTACCCAACCTGAGGCTGCATTCTGGTTCAAAGATGTTGGCTGGAACGTCGAAAATTATGGCACCGATCCCGACATCGAGGTCGATATCTCCCCTCAGGACTACGCACACAACGTCGATCCACAACTCCAGCGTGCCATCGAAGAGGCCCTGCACCAGATCGAAGTGCGCCCAGCTTTGGAGCCGGAACCGGAAGAACGACCAAGGAAAGCGGTACGGTAA
- a CDS encoding aminoglycoside phosphotransferase family protein yields the protein MFIIPDNFARFMIELFGEEGRSWLDRLPAILAACEERWNMKIGAPVGNLSFNYVAPAVLAGGTEVMLKVGLTDEFPSQPEALRHFDGHGMVQLLAYDEHDAAMLMERLKPGTSLRLVEDDEAAISAAAEVMRKIGRPLPPQHYPFPTINDWGKGFTRLRKLYDGGTGPIPSARFDKAEQLYAELSASMDEPVLLHGDLHQDNILSAEREPWLAVDPKGLIGEPAYETGAILRNFWPDILAIPDPVSLMKRRIDQLSAELGFDRERIYNWGFAQAVLSVIWGVEDTGRAEDEGLFFVEVLNAIQMK from the coding sequence TTGTTCATTATTCCTGATAACTTTGCGCGCTTCATGATAGAGCTGTTTGGAGAAGAAGGCCGCTCCTGGCTCGACCGTTTGCCTGCTATCCTTGCCGCCTGCGAGGAGCGTTGGAATATGAAAATAGGCGCTCCGGTTGGCAACCTCTCATTCAATTATGTGGCCCCGGCTGTTCTGGCCGGTGGCACTGAGGTCATGCTGAAAGTAGGTCTGACCGACGAGTTCCCGTCGCAGCCGGAGGCATTGCGCCACTTCGATGGGCATGGCATGGTGCAGCTACTGGCCTATGATGAGCATGATGCCGCAATGCTCATGGAGCGTCTGAAGCCTGGTACATCACTGCGCCTGGTAGAGGATGATGAGGCTGCGATTTCGGCGGCGGCAGAGGTCATGCGCAAGATAGGGCGTCCCCTGCCACCGCAACATTATCCTTTTCCCACTATCAATGATTGGGGAAAGGGCTTTACCCGGCTGCGCAAACTATATGACGGAGGAACCGGTCCAATCCCTTCTGCCAGGTTTGATAAGGCGGAGCAGCTTTATGCTGAATTGAGCGCTTCTATGGATGAACCTGTGCTGCTGCATGGCGACCTGCACCAGGATAATATCCTGTCCGCCGAGCGCGAACCCTGGCTGGCGGTCGATCCCAAGGGATTGATCGGCGAGCCTGCCTATGAGACGGGCGCTATCTTGCGCAATTTCTGGCCGGACATCCTCGCCATTCCCGACCCGGTATCACTCATGAAACGCCGCATAGACCAGCTTTCGGCGGAATTAGGCTTTGACCGCGAGCGCATTTATAACTGGGGCTTTGCTCAGGCTGTGCTTTCAGTGATCTGGGGTGTCGAAGATACGGGTAGGGCCGAAGACGAGGGACTTTTCTTCGTCGAGGTGCTTAACGCCATTCAGATGAAGTAA
- a CDS encoding valine--tRNA ligase, which produces MSLPKRYNPATAEPELQAFWQQSGTYHFSRTSNKPVYSIDTPPPTVSGHLHLGHVYSYSHTDFMARFWRMNGYNVYYPMGFDDNGLPTERLVEKRLHISAPQIGRKAFIEKCLEMSAEEEKNYEALWQRLGLSIDWRYTYSTINTLSRRTSQLSFIDLYRKGLAYRKEAPTIWCPECRTAIAQAELSDLERESEFITLAFHLADGEPFPIATTRPELLPACVAIFVHPGDPRYQKYVGQQATVPLFGQQVPILEDAKADPEKGTGAVMCCTFGDVTDVEWWYKYNLPLKIVIGRDGRMTEAAGQFAGLTIREARRAIVEVLEKHGLVLARQPVRQSVRVHERCDTPVEYIVTRQWFIRVLDFKQALLDAGEQITWHPEHMKARYHEWVENLGWDWCISRQRYYGVTFPVWYCTECGAVLLAGEDQLPVDPAEQQPAKACPCGSTSFIPEEDVMDTWATSSMSPQIVGRWLEDKELYDKVFPMSLRPQAHEIIRTWAFYTIVKSYHEFGILPWKEIAISGWGIAGEGAGKISKSRGGGPMPPMEMIEKYSADAVRYWAASTGFGKDSIISEEKISTGAKLVTKLWNVARFSERFLAGYQVPAELPAFTPTDRWLLSRTQRLILRATELMSNYDYAAAKSETESFFWRELADNYLEMSKERLYDASNEMHEGARYTLYHVFLAVLKLFAPFLPYITETIYQALFATNDGAKSIHNARWPQANETLIDEQAEDAGELLVELATAIRRYKSEASISLGTELQRLQLATEDAGIATMLREARPDIKSVTRAREIEVSQSLDPGLAPVKSQGKVRVALYTE; this is translated from the coding sequence ATGAGCTTACCAAAACGGTACAATCCTGCCACGGCGGAGCCGGAGTTGCAGGCTTTCTGGCAACAATCCGGCACCTATCATTTTTCGCGTACCAGCAATAAACCTGTTTACTCAATCGATACGCCGCCGCCCACGGTTTCGGGCCATCTACACCTGGGTCATGTTTATTCTTATAGCCATACAGATTTTATGGCGCGTTTCTGGCGTATGAATGGCTACAATGTCTACTATCCTATGGGTTTCGATGATAACGGCCTGCCAACCGAGCGGCTGGTGGAGAAGCGCCTGCATATCAGCGCTCCCCAGATTGGGCGCAAGGCATTCATCGAAAAATGCCTGGAGATGAGCGCCGAGGAGGAGAAAAACTACGAGGCGCTGTGGCAGCGACTGGGACTTTCGATAGACTGGCGCTATACCTACAGCACCATCAATACGCTATCAAGGCGCACCTCGCAACTCTCTTTCATTGATCTCTATCGCAAGGGATTGGCCTATCGCAAGGAGGCGCCTACGATCTGGTGTCCTGAGTGCCGCACCGCAATCGCGCAGGCGGAATTAAGCGACCTGGAGCGAGAGAGCGAGTTTATCACCCTGGCCTTTCATCTTGCAGATGGGGAGCCTTTTCCTATAGCCACAACACGACCTGAGCTATTGCCGGCCTGCGTTGCGATATTCGTGCATCCAGGCGACCCTCGTTATCAAAAGTATGTTGGACAGCAGGCAACGGTGCCGCTTTTCGGTCAGCAGGTGCCAATACTGGAAGACGCAAAGGCCGATCCCGAAAAGGGAACCGGGGCCGTGATGTGTTGTACGTTCGGTGATGTAACAGACGTGGAATGGTGGTACAAATATAACCTGCCGTTGAAAATAGTGATTGGACGCGATGGCAGGATGACCGAAGCGGCAGGCCAGTTTGCCGGTTTGACGATAAGAGAGGCGCGACGTGCTATTGTCGAGGTCCTGGAGAAGCATGGACTGGTGCTGGCTCGCCAACCGGTGAGGCAATCGGTGCGTGTACACGAACGCTGCGATACGCCTGTTGAGTATATTGTGACGCGCCAGTGGTTTATTCGCGTGCTGGACTTCAAGCAGGCATTGCTTGATGCTGGGGAACAGATTACCTGGCATCCTGAGCATATGAAAGCGCGTTATCATGAATGGGTGGAGAACCTGGGCTGGGACTGGTGTATCTCGCGCCAGCGCTATTATGGTGTGACGTTTCCGGTATGGTATTGCACCGAGTGCGGTGCAGTTCTGCTGGCCGGTGAGGATCAATTGCCCGTAGACCCGGCGGAACAGCAACCGGCAAAAGCCTGTCCTTGTGGAAGCACATCCTTTATCCCTGAGGAGGATGTAATGGACACCTGGGCAACATCGTCCATGTCGCCGCAGATCGTTGGGCGCTGGTTGGAGGATAAGGAACTCTACGATAAGGTCTTTCCCATGTCGCTGCGCCCGCAGGCGCACGAGATCATTCGCACCTGGGCCTTCTATACTATCGTGAAGTCCTATCATGAGTTCGGGATATTACCGTGGAAGGAGATTGCCATTTCCGGCTGGGGTATTGCCGGAGAGGGCGCCGGTAAGATCAGCAAAAGTCGTGGCGGCGGGCCGATGCCCCCAATGGAGATGATCGAGAAGTACTCAGCGGACGCGGTACGTTACTGGGCCGCCAGCACGGGCTTTGGCAAGGACTCGATTATCAGTGAGGAGAAGATTTCCACCGGGGCCAAACTGGTCACGAAGCTGTGGAATGTGGCCCGCTTCAGCGAGCGTTTCCTGGCCGGGTATCAAGTACCGGCGGAACTGCCAGCCTTCACGCCAACGGATCGCTGGTTGCTTTCCCGCACGCAGCGGCTGATCCTGCGCGCGACAGAACTGATGAGTAACTACGATTACGCGGCTGCCAAAAGCGAGACGGAGAGCTTTTTCTGGCGCGAACTGGCAGACAACTACCTGGAAATGTCAAAGGAGCGCCTGTATGATGCATCCAATGAGATGCACGAGGGCGCACGCTATACACTCTATCACGTATTCCTGGCAGTCCTGAAGCTGTTTGCGCCGTTCCTGCCCTATATAACGGAGACGATCTACCAGGCGCTTTTCGCTACCAATGATGGAGCGAAATCTATTCACAATGCCCGCTGGCCGCAGGCGAATGAGACATTGATCGATGAGCAGGCTGAGGATGCCGGAGAATTGTTGGTAGAACTGGCGACTGCCATACGCCGCTATAAGAGCGAGGCGAGCATCTCGCTTGGCACGGAGTTGCAGCGTTTGCAACTGGCTACGGAGGATGCCGGTATAGCTACCATGTTGCGAGAGGCCAGGCCCGATATTAAAAGCGTGACGCGCGCCAGGGAGATCGAGGTGAGCCAGAGTCTTGATCCTGGCCTGGCGCCGGTAAAATCACAGGGTAAGGTTCGTGTCGCTTTGTATACTGAATAA